A part of Vulcanisaeta moutnovskia 768-28 genomic DNA contains:
- a CDS encoding NusA-like transcription termination signal-binding factor, producing the protein MPSIRLTEEEIRYVALFEKITGITPRDTVIDSQYNRIIFIVDKNFAPLAVGKNGINIRKLKELTGKDVEVVEYGETPEELIKNSLYPARVLSIKITKLPNNGSIAIATVHNEDKAIAIGKQGRNINRAKLLAKRYFDIDKIKIVSPEQSQ; encoded by the coding sequence ATGCCGAGCATTAGATTAACAGAAGAGGAAATTAGATACGTGGCATTGTTTGAAAAGATAACTGGAATAACACCAAGGGATACTGTAATTGATAGCCAGTATAATAGGATAATATTCATAGTTGATAAGAACTTCGCACCACTGGCGGTTGGTAAAAATGGTATTAATATTAGAAAGCTAAAGGAATTGACTGGTAAGGATGTCGAGGTTGTTGAGTATGGAGAAACGCCTGAGGAGTTAATTAAGAACAGTCTATATCCAGCAAGGGTACTTTCAATAAAAATAACAAAGCTTCCTAACAATGGCAGTATTGCCATAGCCACAGTACATAATGAGGACAAGGCAATAGCAATAGGTAAGCAGGGAAGGAACATTAATAGGGCTAAACTACTGGCTAAGCGGTACTTCGATATTGATAAAATAAAGATAGTATCGCCGGAACAAAGCCAGTGA
- a CDS encoding 50S ribosomal protein L30e, with protein sequence MIDISRELQVALNTGKVMLGYRESLKAVIDGSAKLVILASNAPAEVMNTVQYYAKMSNVPVYVFQGSSWDLGAAVRKPFKVSTIAIIDPGESNILALVAQRTG encoded by the coding sequence ATGATTGATATTTCACGAGAACTACAAGTCGCGTTGAATACGGGTAAGGTGATGCTTGGTTATAGGGAATCACTTAAGGCAGTAATTGATGGATCAGCAAAGCTAGTAATACTTGCTTCAAATGCGCCTGCTGAGGTGATGAATACGGTACAGTACTATGCAAAAATGTCAAATGTGCCGGTGTACGTGTTTCAGGGATCAAGCTGGGACCTTGGTGCAGCCGTTAGAAAGCCCTTCAAGGTCTCAACAATAGCTATAATCGATCCAGGAGAAAGCAATATATTGGCTTTAGTAGCGCAACGTACTGGGTGA
- a CDS encoding ADP-ribose-binding protein — protein sequence MSSFRFPNGVTVELIKGDITEIEADAIVNAANSYLEHGGGVAGTIVRKGGWVIQEESREWVRKYGPVPVGGVAVTSAGRLKAKYVIHAVGPRCDIEPIEKLDDAVTNSLRKAEELNLTSIAFPAISTGIFGCPYEDAARVMVRTIRRESPGLKNVRRIIICLYDDEAFNVFDRVFSDELREYKAG from the coding sequence ATGTCCAGCTTTAGATTTCCCAATGGAGTTACTGTGGAACTAATTAAAGGTGATATAACAGAGATTGAGGCTGATGCTATCGTTAATGCTGCTAATTCGTACCTTGAGCACGGTGGTGGCGTTGCTGGAACCATCGTTAGGAAGGGTGGTTGGGTAATACAGGAGGAGTCCAGGGAATGGGTTAGGAAGTATGGTCCAGTTCCTGTGGGTGGAGTTGCTGTGACCAGTGCGGGTAGGTTGAAGGCTAAGTACGTGATACACGCCGTTGGTCCTAGATGTGATATTGAACCCATTGAGAAGCTCGATGACGCAGTCACAAACTCCCTTAGGAAGGCTGAGGAACTTAACCTAACGAGCATCGCCTTCCCAGCAATTAGCACAGGCATATTTGGATGTCCATATGAGGATGCGGCGAGGGTAATGGTACGAACAATTAGGAGGGAGTCGCCAGGCCTTAAGAACGTGAGGAGAATAATTATTTGCTTGTATGATGATGAGGCATTCAACGTATTCGATAGAGTATTTAGTGATGAATTAAGGGAGTATAAGGCGGGTTGA
- a CDS encoding 30S ribosomal protein S12, whose protein sequence is MPGKKSPLGMFAARGLKEKRKRFRWSDTYYKRRMLGIAKKFDPLEGAPMARGIVLEKVGVEARKPNAAVRKCVRVQITKNGKVVTAFVPWDGGLNIINEHDEVIIERIGGPEGRAYGDLPGVRFRVIMVNGVSLKAVLQGKKQKPVR, encoded by the coding sequence ATGCCCGGTAAAAAATCACCGCTTGGCATGTTCGCTGCTAGGGGATTGAAGGAGAAGAGGAAGAGATTTAGGTGGAGTGACACGTACTATAAAAGGAGGATGCTTGGCATAGCCAAGAAGTTCGACCCGTTAGAGGGAGCACCAATGGCCAGGGGAATAGTTCTCGAGAAGGTTGGTGTGGAAGCAAGGAAACCAAATGCTGCCGTGAGGAAATGCGTCAGGGTCCAAATAACTAAGAATGGTAAGGTGGTCACGGCGTTCGTGCCTTGGGATGGTGGGTTGAACATAATAAATGAGCATGATGAGGTAATAATCGAAAGAATAGGCGGCCCTGAGGGTAGGGCTTATGGAGACCTGCCAGGTGTTAGGTTTAGGGTTATAATGGTTAATGGCGTTAGCTTAAAGGCTGTATTGCAGGGTAAGAAGCAGAAACCCGTTAGGTAA
- the rpoA2 gene encoding DNA-directed RNA polymerase subunit A'', translated as MVSQEEVSNVLAQLANVLPPKIIDELKNKLSSMEITREQLANLIRILINEYYKMLIDPGEAIGIVTAQSVGEPSTQMILRSFHFAGLREFSMALGLPRMIELVDARRKPSVPMMTIYLDEEHRNNPNKAQEVAYKIQLTTIENVTKSVEVDYINSQITIEIDENELSQRGLSMEDVRKVVERIKGKGAKVEIEGSVIRITLEEADIIKLRRIRDKVMQTRLAGIKNVKKSLVRYSERDGEWIIETEGTNLEAVLTIDGVDYRRTISNDIHEVAEVLGVEAARTVIMRELKKVLDQQGLDTDLRHLMLVSDVMTWTGKVRQVGRHGVVGEKESPLARAAFEVTVKNLVEASIKGELENFRGVVESVLAGKYIPIGTGIVQLLMEFE; from the coding sequence CTGGTCTCCCAGGAGGAAGTGAGCAATGTATTAGCCCAATTAGCCAATGTATTGCCTCCGAAGATCATTGATGAATTGAAAAATAAATTATCAAGCATGGAAATAACTAGAGAGCAATTGGCTAATCTCATTAGGATCCTAATTAATGAGTATTATAAAATGTTAATCGATCCAGGCGAGGCGATCGGCATAGTCACTGCACAGTCAGTTGGTGAGCCAAGTACACAGATGATTCTTAGGTCATTCCACTTCGCAGGGCTTAGGGAGTTCTCAATGGCACTTGGTTTGCCAAGAATGATTGAGCTTGTTGATGCCAGGAGAAAGCCGTCAGTACCCATGATGACGATATACCTAGATGAAGAGCATAGGAATAATCCAAATAAGGCCCAGGAGGTTGCCTATAAGATTCAGCTAACAACGATAGAAAATGTCACCAAGAGTGTTGAGGTTGATTACATCAATTCGCAAATAACCATTGAGATTGATGAGAACGAACTTAGCCAGAGAGGTTTGAGTATGGAGGATGTTAGGAAGGTCGTTGAGAGAATTAAGGGTAAGGGTGCTAAAGTGGAGATTGAGGGTAGCGTAATAAGGATCACGCTTGAGGAGGCCGACATAATAAAGCTTAGGAGGATTAGGGATAAGGTAATGCAGACCAGACTTGCTGGGATTAAGAATGTGAAGAAGTCACTGGTTAGATACAGTGAGAGAGATGGTGAATGGATAATAGAGACTGAGGGCACTAACCTTGAGGCCGTTCTCACGATAGATGGTGTTGACTATAGGAGGACAATATCCAATGACATACATGAGGTTGCTGAGGTGTTGGGTGTTGAGGCAGCGAGGACAGTGATAATGAGAGAGTTAAAGAAGGTTCTTGATCAGCAAGGTCTGGATACGGATCTAAGGCATTTAATGCTTGTTTCAGACGTAATGACCTGGACAGGTAAGGTTAGGCAGGTTGGTAGGCATGGTGTAGTTGGTGAGAAGGAGAGCCCGTTAGCTAGGGCTGCCTTTGAGGTTACGGTTAAGAATCTGGTTGAGGCTTCGATTAAGGGTGAGTTGGAGAATTTCAGAGGTGTTGTTGAGAGTGTTCTTGCTGGTAAGTATATACCTATTGGTACTGGTATTGTTCAGTTGCTAATGGAATTTGAGTAA
- the rpoA1 gene encoding DNA-directed RNA polymerase subunit A': MATQTEKVSVREEEIPLKTIKAIKFSILSPDIIRSLSVMEITTSETYDEAGRPMVGGLMDRRLGVVEPGARCETCGNPPDKCPGHFGRIELARPVIHVEYAKYVHDLLRTTCRECGRILLTDEEIEKYSKRLERLRARWKLLSDRLIERIRKKAMERTVCPHCGAKQYKVRFERPYTFYEEKENGVLEKLDPMKIRERLEKIPDSDLVLLGWDPKFARPEWAILTVLPVPPPQVRPSIQLETGQRSEDDLTHKLVDIVRVNEKLRTAIESGAPSSVVDQLWDLLQYHVATYFNNELPNLPPVKHRSGRPLKTLAQRLKGKEGRFRGSLSGKRVDFSSRTVISPDPNLSINEVGVPIDIAKTLTVPMMVTEWNLELVRQLVLNGPEVWPGANYVIYPDGRRVDLRYFRDRRELANKLAPGFVVERHLMNGDIVLFNRQPSLHRMSMMGHIVRVLPGRTFRLHLAVCPPYNADFDGDEMNLHVPQNEEARAEARTLMIVQNHIITPRYGGPIIGARQDYITGGYLLTRKDNLINKELLTYLLAAANYDGEIDEPAIMHPKELWTGKQVISMLLPKDLNWVQPTAIKESCKEPYNCYTDEYIIIVNGYMATGVLDKKSIGAEQVDSLWHVVVKRYGNDYARRWVDSILRALLRFLDLRGFSMGIDSLEMPRESYMELEKLYEESERKVLDYIQKYKEGRLEAEPGLTIDETLENDITIELSRVREAAARVAERYINKDGEAYIMAKTGARGSIVNITQMVAMLGQQTIRGERFKRGFAGRTTAHFEPGDLGPIAKGFVRNNFKTGLTPLEFFFHAAGGRDGLVDTAVRTAQSGYMQRRLINALQDIYVTYDGTVRNASGSIIQTKYAEDSIDVSKSDHGRLNLDEIFRRAGLSR, translated from the coding sequence ATGGCGACACAGACCGAGAAGGTTTCTGTAAGGGAAGAGGAAATACCGCTCAAGACGATAAAGGCCATTAAGTTCTCAATACTTTCACCAGATATTATAAGGTCTTTATCAGTTATGGAGATAACCACATCGGAAACCTATGATGAAGCAGGTCGGCCAATGGTTGGCGGATTAATGGATAGAAGGCTCGGTGTAGTAGAGCCAGGCGCTAGATGTGAAACTTGTGGTAATCCGCCCGATAAATGCCCTGGTCATTTTGGTAGGATTGAATTAGCGAGACCAGTAATTCATGTTGAATATGCAAAATACGTTCATGATCTACTCCGGACAACATGTAGGGAATGTGGTAGGATATTATTGACGGATGAAGAGATTGAGAAGTATAGCAAGAGACTAGAGAGGTTGAGGGCCAGGTGGAAGTTACTTTCTGATAGACTTATTGAGAGAATTAGGAAGAAGGCCATGGAGAGGACCGTATGCCCACACTGCGGCGCTAAGCAATACAAGGTTAGGTTTGAGAGGCCGTATACGTTCTATGAGGAGAAGGAGAATGGTGTCTTGGAGAAACTTGATCCCATGAAGATTAGGGAGAGACTTGAGAAGATTCCAGATAGTGACCTAGTGTTGCTGGGTTGGGATCCGAAGTTTGCAAGGCCTGAATGGGCCATTTTAACCGTATTACCAGTGCCTCCACCACAGGTTAGGCCGTCAATACAATTAGAGACTGGTCAGAGGAGTGAGGATGATCTCACGCATAAGCTTGTTGATATTGTTAGGGTTAATGAGAAGCTGAGGACAGCAATTGAATCTGGTGCGCCAAGTAGTGTCGTTGATCAATTATGGGACCTACTGCAATATCATGTGGCTACTTATTTCAATAACGAATTACCAAACCTACCACCAGTTAAGCATAGAAGTGGAAGACCGCTTAAGACCCTGGCCCAGAGACTTAAGGGTAAGGAGGGTAGGTTCAGGGGAAGCCTATCTGGTAAGAGGGTTGACTTCTCATCAAGAACCGTGATTAGCCCAGACCCAAACCTAAGCATTAATGAGGTTGGTGTGCCAATCGATATTGCTAAGACATTAACCGTGCCCATGATGGTGACTGAATGGAATCTTGAGCTGGTCAGGCAACTGGTACTTAATGGCCCTGAGGTTTGGCCGGGTGCTAATTACGTGATTTATCCAGACGGTAGAAGGGTTGACCTTAGATACTTCAGAGACAGGCGTGAATTAGCCAATAAGTTAGCCCCTGGATTCGTCGTTGAGAGACATTTAATGAATGGTGATATAGTGCTATTCAATAGGCAGCCGAGTCTCCATAGGATGTCAATGATGGGTCACATTGTTAGAGTATTACCAGGCAGGACCTTTAGGCTTCACTTAGCTGTTTGTCCGCCATATAACGCGGACTTTGATGGAGATGAGATGAATCTGCACGTACCTCAGAATGAGGAGGCTAGGGCCGAGGCTAGAACACTAATGATTGTTCAGAACCACATAATAACGCCTAGGTACGGTGGGCCAATAATAGGTGCAAGGCAGGACTATATAACGGGCGGTTACCTACTGACTAGAAAGGATAATCTCATAAATAAGGAATTACTTACATACTTATTAGCTGCGGCTAATTATGATGGTGAAATTGATGAACCAGCGATAATGCATCCGAAGGAGCTTTGGACAGGTAAGCAAGTAATCTCAATGCTCCTACCTAAGGATTTGAATTGGGTTCAGCCGACGGCGATCAAGGAGAGTTGTAAGGAGCCATACAATTGCTATACTGATGAGTATATAATCATTGTTAATGGTTATATGGCCACTGGAGTCCTTGATAAGAAGTCAATTGGCGCTGAGCAAGTTGATTCGCTCTGGCACGTTGTAGTTAAGAGGTATGGTAATGACTATGCGAGGAGGTGGGTTGATTCAATACTAAGGGCATTACTCAGATTCCTAGATCTAAGAGGGTTCTCAATGGGTATTGATTCACTAGAAATGCCGAGAGAGAGTTATATGGAGCTTGAGAAATTGTATGAGGAAAGCGAAAGGAAGGTTCTTGATTATATACAGAAGTATAAGGAGGGTAGGCTTGAGGCCGAACCGGGTCTAACAATTGATGAGACTCTGGAGAATGATATTACTATAGAGTTAAGTCGTGTAAGGGAGGCAGCTGCTCGTGTTGCCGAGAGGTACATCAATAAGGATGGTGAGGCTTACATAATGGCAAAGACGGGCGCTAGGGGTAGCATTGTTAATATAACCCAAATGGTTGCAATGCTTGGGCAACAAACAATAAGGGGCGAACGTTTCAAGAGAGGGTTCGCTGGCAGGACGACTGCTCACTTTGAACCTGGTGATCTTGGTCCCATAGCCAAGGGCTTCGTTAGAAATAACTTTAAGACCGGGTTAACACCACTTGAGTTCTTCTTCCATGCAGCTGGTGGTAGGGATGGCCTAGTGGATACTGCCGTTAGGACAGCACAGAGTGGTTATATGCAAAGGAGGCTCATTAATGCGTTGCAGGATATCTACGTTACATATGATGGCACCGTTAGGAACGCCTCAGGCTCCATAATACAGACTAAGTATGCTGAGGATAGTATTGATGTTAGTAAGAGTGATCATGGTAGGCTTAACCTTGATGAAATATTTAGAAGGGCTGGTTTAAGTAGGTGA